TCACGGAACTTATCAATGACGGAGAACTTATTTTCAATCAGCATCTCCAAGACTGCATAATCCGTGAAAAAGTAGAAACGATCCATGGTACCACGGCGGTAGTAAATACCATAGTCGTGGCAAAAATCAGAAACAAACTGAGCCAAAAATGAATTGACCTGACTAATCTGGGAATCCGTCACCGTATCCTCGAGTTCATCATAATTATCAACAGAAATAATTCCGATAACCGGTCGACTACCGATTAAGCTATTTGTCGCTGAATACTCTGATGAAGCATCAAAGAAATAAAACAAACCATGATCAAAATCAACGTTAACCAGGTATCTTTTCCCAGAAAAATTGGCATAGACACGATCCTCATCCAGACCCACATCAATAATTTCACGCAGCTTCTTCTGGTCAAACTCACCATTTTCCTGAGCAAAAATAAGCTCTGCAAAGGGATTAAACCACTCCACTTGATTGCTATCTGGCCGAACCTTAATCACTCCGACCGGCATCTTATCCAGAAGCATCATCAAGCCCGAATTGGCCTGATGATTGAGATATTCAATTTGTTCTAACTCACTAAATTCGTAAGAATGTTTTTGATAGATAAATAAGGCAACCAATACGCTTAAGCTCACTAACAGAGCAAAGATAGTAAAGGCTCTTGTTGGAGAAAATTGATGGATCAGTGCCACCAATCCAAACAAGATAACGCCTATCATGACAAAATGAATTGTCGAAAACCGAAATTTTTTCATCACTAACCTCTGCCTGCCATTTTACCACAAACCATTAGAAATTGCTAGTTTTCGCTAGCATGCACAAGAAAAGAACAGCCTTAGTGACTGTCCTTTGATTTGTTTTTAGAAATGGAACGACTGCGTCCTTCCAAATAGACCATGAGAATGGAGATATCTGCTGGATTGACACCGGAAATCCGACTAGCCTGGCCGATGGTTTCTGGTGAAATCAGCTTGAATTTCTGACGAGCCTCGGTCGCAATGGAGTCAATGTCATCCCAGTCAATGTCGGCTGGAATACGTTTTTCTTCCATGCGTTTCATCTTCTCTACTTGGTCCAAGGCCTTGGCAATGTAACCTTCGTACTTGACCTCTGTTTCAATCAATTCAATGGTTTTGGTATCCAAGTCCTCTGCCGCTGGACCGATAAAGGCTACCGCATCTGCGTAAGTCACATCTGGACGACGCATGAATTCCTTAGCGGTAAGGGCATCCGTCAGAGGCTTAAAGCCCATAGCTACGACTTTTTCGTTGGTTTCCTTGATTGGCTTGAGTTTAATAGACTCCAAGCGCTTCATTTCATTGTCAAACTGGTTTTTGTGAATCTGGAAGACCTGCCAGCGTTCATCATCCACCAAGCCGACCTGACGACCGATTTCCGTCAGTCGCATATCAGCATTGTCATGACGCAGAATCAAGCGGTATTCTGCCCGACTGGTCAAGAGGCGGTAAGGCTCCACCGTTCCCTTGGTCACCAGGTCATCAATCATAACACCAATGTAGCCGTCACTTCGTTTCAAAATCAGCTCAGGCTTGCCCTGCACCTTGAGGGCGGCATTGATACCAGCGATAATTCCCTGACCTGCTGCTTCTTCATAACCTGATGTTCCGTTGGTCTGACCTGCAGTAAAGAGCCCTGAAATCTTCTTGGTTTCAAGCGTCGCCCGCAACTGGTGCGGCATGACCATATCGTACTCAATGGCATAACCCGTCCGCATCATCTGAGCATTTTCCAAGCCTTTAATGGAGTGAATCAAGTCCTGCTGCACGTCTTCTGGCAGACTGGTTGACAGCCCTTGAACATAAATTTCATCGGTGTTGCGACCTTCTGGCTCTAGGAAAAGCTGGTGGCGTTCCTTATCCGCAAAACGAACAATCTTATCCTCAATGGACGGACAATAACGGGGACCAATCCCTTTGACAATGCCTGAAAACATGGGTGCTCGGTGAAGATTGCTGTTGATAATCTCATGGCTGGTCGCATTGGTATAGGTCAACCAGCAAGGAATTTGATCCTGCAAATAATCCTCATCCTTGGACAAGAATGAAAAGTGATTTGGCTTTTCATCGCCTGGTTGAATCTCGGTTTCGTCGTAGTTAATAGTGCGGGCATTGACACGCGGTGGCGTTCCTGTCTTGAACCGACCGATTTCAAGCCCCAATTCTTTTAGGTTATCCGCCAGCGTGATAGAAGCTAGGCTATTGTTAGGCCCTGACGAATACTTGAGGTCACCGATGATAATCTCACCACGCAAGGCTGTACCCGTCGTCACCACAACTGTCTTGGCTGAGAATTTCTGGTTGGTAGCCGTACGGACACCAATCACCTTGCCATCCTCCACCAAAATCTCATCAATCATGGTTTGACGCAGGGTCAGATTTTCCTGACGCTCCACCGTCCGCTTCATCTCTGCTGCATACTCTGCCTTATCTGCCTGAGCCCGCAAGGCACGAACAGCTGGCCCCTTGCCCATATTGAGCATTTTCATCTGAATGTAGGTCTTGTCAATGTTGCGGCCCATTTCGCCACCCAGGGCATCAATTTCTCTTACCACAATCCCCTTGGCAGATCCACCAATGGAGGGATTACAAGGCATAAAGGCCACCATATCCAAGTTAATAGTTGCAAGCAAGGTCTTACAGCCCATCCGACTGGCTGCCAAGCCTGCTTCTACACCCGCGTGCCCCGCTCCAATCACGATGACATCGTAATTTTCTGCAAATGTGTGTGTCATGTTGTATTCTCCTTCATGTTCATAATGTGTTTAACTTGTCCACTCCAGTTTGGTAATTCCTCTGCCAGAAAAGCTGGTACGACATCTAGGTTGACAAGGTTGTCAAGTGCAATCCATTCACAAGGTTGCTTCAACTTCCCTTCAATCATCTCCTCAGATATTTCTCCAATAGGCTCCACGATAAAATGAAGCTCGATATTGTGAAAGTCTATACCTTCATGTGTAAATTGATTTTCAACAACAAAAGCCAATTGATTGACACGGCTGTCAATCCCTAATTCTTCTTTGACTTCTCGAACAGCCGCATCTGCTGCTACCTCATTGACCTCAACCGCACCGCCAATGGTATAATAACGGCCCTTAGAGTCCTTCGTGAGAAATATTTTCCCATCTTTTATAATCAATGCAGTGGCCCGAACACCGAAAATCTGATTGTCAATTCTGGTCCTAAAATCCATTCTTCCTTCTCTTTTCTAAAATTTCTTCGAGATATGGAACTAAGTTTTTCTTATTTTTATCGCTAGGAGCTAACCATAGAAAATCTGTATGCTCTTCTGGGTCAAGAAAAATGGTTTTCGGTTGTTCAGTAAGTTTCACTTCATAGACTAGCCTCGTAAATACCGTCTGTTTCTCTTCATCAAACTGACTATCTTCATGGATAATGGTCAGATTTTCCTTGGTTATCAAAATGCCAGTTTCTTCAAAACACTCTCTCACTGCAGCATCACGGGGCAACTCATTCTCCTCAACACGACCGCCTGAAATGTCCCAATATCGAGGAAAGACATTGAGTTTGCCACGCTTAATCTGCGAACGCTGAATAATCAAATGGCTATCTTCAACAGTCAGTAAGACATGGGCAATCAATTTAACAGGCATGGTTTCCTCCTAATCTCACAAAAAATAGCCAAAACTCTCGAAAATTGCAGGACAAAAAAGCCTACAATTCCCATGAGCTTTGACCATCATAGTTCTTGTTAGGAATATTGTATCAAATCTGCTTCTAAAGTTCAAACCTTATAAGCCGTTAACTTTTCTAAAAGGAGTTTATTCGTCCCGTTTTGATAAATATAATCGACAAACGTTTTTCTTCTTAAAATTTTAGTCAATAGATATTCATTAAAGTTTGGTAAAATTTCCAAAAAAGAGCGTGTTGTCAACTGATGAAGATGCACTAATTCAGTTGCTTCCTTCTTTTTACGTTCAGCATCTTGAACTGGATAGCCTGTATTAAATTCTCCTTCAAATAGTTTTTCTAAGGTATAACGCAAATTCAACTCGCCAGACCAACCAAAATTTAAGCCTAGTGGTAAAGAAACCACATTGCCGTTGTTAATCCGACCAAATAGATAGGCATCCTGAGGGGTTTGCACAAAGCCACAACGTAAACCTGGCAAACTATTGCAAGCCATCATCATTCCTTGTCCAGAAGAACACCCCGTTACAATAAAATCAGCTGTATTTGTTTCAATCAACAGACTAATCATAACAGCTACTTCCACATAGGTGTAGTTTTCTATTTCTTCTGGAAACACGCCTAGATTAACAACATCATGGTGTCCGTCCACTACCTCACAAACTGTGTCAAACAAGAGCTGGTTGATCTCAGTTCTTGTACTAGCTTGAATAACTACAATACGCATTTTCCCCTCCTTTACACATCTGTCAATTAGATTGACAAGCTACTCCTTAATCAAAAATCGAAGACCTTTCGATTTCAAGAACAGTTTTACATCATCTGTCATCAATAACACTGTTCCATCAATCGCTTTTAGATTAGGAAACTGACTCAGTTCTGATTCTGAAATTTTTGTAATATCAAAAAGGTCATCTTCTCTCCCCAATCGCAAAAAATAGCCAAAACTCTCGAAAATTGCAGGACAAAAAAGCCTACAATTCCCATGAGCTTTGACCATCATGATGATTGTTACTCTTATTTTAGCAAAAGATTTGTAGAATTTCAAATCTGGTGTTACGCTAACGTTTCAATATATTCTAAGCCCCAAGCCTCAACAGCATCCAGCACCGACCGAAATTTTTCACCCATTTCAGTCAAACTGTACTCTACACGAGGGGGTACTTCTGCATAGACCGTACGACTAATAATGCGATCCTCCTCCAATTGTCTAAGGTGCCTTGTTAACATGGTTTGAGTAATACCTGGAATTAGTCGCTGTAATTCATTGAAGCGTTTCGTTCCTGTACTGAGTTGGTAGATAATCACCAATCCCCACTTACCAGTCAAGACTTTTTGCGTTGTTGCAAAAGGGCAAATACCATATTCACTAACTTTTTTCAAAAAACTTCTCCTTTATTTATCACAATAGTATCACTTTTGATACCAACAAATGCAAAAGTACCTACTTGCATAATTGATTGATTGGACTATAATTGTACTATATCAAAAAAATTGGAGGACATCAAATGTCAACAAACTTGGAAATTTTTAATGCCTATAACAATGCTCTCATCGCTGGTGATTTTGCAGCTCTTTTTGAAACAATGGCTGACGACATTATCTGGCATCAACCCGGAAATCATTCAACATCTGGTGCTAAAATTGGTAAAGAAGTACTCGGAGCACATCTAGCAACTTTCGCCGAAAAAACAAATGGAACTTTCAAAGTAGTGACAAACTGGGTGTCAGATAATGATACTCTTGTTGCCGCTAATGTAACATTCCTCGGTACTCGAACAGATGGTGAAGAACTAAACATGAATGGTATCGATCTTTTCCGTATGGAAGAGGGCAAAATCAAGGAAGTTTGGCTCTTCTCAGCCGACCAAAAAGCCGAAGATGCTTTCTGGGGATAAGATAAAAAGCTCAGCACGAGGGTGCTAAGCTCAGACTGAAGACAAAGTCGTTAGAATTGTATTTCTAACGGCTTTTTCATATGTAAAGTAGTATAATAGAGATAGGAATACTAGTTAATATGAAGAGGGAGAATCGCTAGAATATCCCAATGCTGCGGAAATACGTTCGGTTCTCCACGCTCAATTTGCGAACGCTGAATGATCAAGTAACTGTCTGCAACAGTCAGTAAAACATGGGCAATCAGTTTGACAGGCATGGTTCCTCCTAATCTCACAAAAAACAGCCAAAACTCTCGAAAATTGTAGGACAAAAAAGCCTACAATTCCCATGAGCTTTGACCATCATGATAACGCGACCAGTTAGCCTAGCATAATCTTCTTATTAACTTCAATTTAATTTAAATTTTTCAGTTTGTTGATTTATTGTATTTAATATGGTCAGCATTTCTTCACTATTAAATTCTTGAGATGCTTCATTAGCATAATCATCAAGTCCATCACGATAATATAAAATATCTCGAACAATATTTTTAGTTTCGATTTCACCCAAAGATTTTCCGAACATCGGTTCAACATTTTTAAAAAAATACCTATAGTATGAAATTATAGATATTATCGTAGTGATGGTGATAATTAAAGAAGTTATTGTAATAATACTATCTATATTTATATCATCTCTTGAAATAATAGCAAAAAATGGAGATAAGACTGCTACTGTATTTACCTGTATTATTCCAGAAAGAACAAATTGTCTTTTTTTGTGAAAGTCATCGTCATTACTATTGATTTCACAGAGTAAATTTTCCAATCGTAGGTGAACATCTGCTGGATAAACGCATTGCGAAATATTTCGTTTAATTTTGTACAGATGCCTTTTGTACTCTAATTTACTATATTTACTATCTTGAATATTCCACAAAGGATCTAGGGTAAATCTTTTTATAATGTATATAATTACCAATAGAAATACGATAGGAATAACGTTCTTCCAGCCATCAAAAAATGGGAGTTGTCGTGAAGTATTTGTAATAGAACCATAAACAAACTTTTGAAATTGAGCCACAATAACTAGGAATGGAATTATAGCTATAAAAGATAAAATAAAATAAGACTTAGAATGTTTATCAAACTTTTCTTGCTGAAATTCTTTATTAATTATTTCAAATACTTCATTATAAAACTTACTAGCTAAATTATTATAAACTTTATACTTTTCCTCTACTGACATAAAAGCAAAATCCTTTCGTTCTAAATATACTGACAAGCCTCTCCGTCTTTATAGGCCATGTCAATCATACCGCCGCCCAAGCATTCTTGTCCATCGTAGAAAACAACGGCTTGTCCTGGTGTGATGGCTCGCTGTGGCTCTGCAAAGATGACTTCTGCCTTGTCACCTCTCACCTTGACAGTTACTTGACTGTCTGGTTGACGGTAGCGGAACTTAGCTGTACACTCAAGTGTGAATTCTTCAGGCATATCCCGTGTAAAGTGGACTTGACTAGCCTGTAAAGAAGTTGACATCAAGGACTCATGATAGAAGCCTTGACCGACATAAAGGATATTTTGAGACAGGTCTTTTCCGACAACAAACCAAGGCTCATTGTCCCCACCAATTTGTCCGCCGATACCAAGCCCGCCCCGCTGACCAATAGTATAGTACATGAGGCCTGTGTGTTCTCCCATGTCACGACCGTCAACGGTCATCATCCGACCGGGCTGGGCTGGCAAATACTGCCCTAAAAATTCTTTGAAGTTCTTTTCACCGATAAAGCAGATACCTGTCGAATCTTTCTTTTTAGCTGTCGCCAAGCCTGCTCGCTCTGCTATTTCCCTAACCTGAGGCTTTTGTAAATGGCCGAGCGGAAACATGGTTTTCTGCAACTGTTCCTGTGATAGTTGGCTGAGGAAGTAGGTCTGGTCCTTGCCATTGTCTGCCCCACGTAGCATATGGACAGTGCCGTCCTCGTCGCGTGACACCTGAGCGTAGTGCCCTGTCGCCACATAGTCCGCACCCAAATTCATAGCGTAATCCAAGAAAGCCTTGAACTTGATTTCCTTGTTACACATGACATCTGGATTGGGTGTGCGTCCTGCCCGATACTCTGCTAGGAAGTACTCAAATACGCGATCCCAATACTCTTTTTCAAAGTTGACAGAGTAGTAAGGAATGCCGATTTGGTCTGCCACCGCAGCCACATCCTTGTAATCTTCTGTTGCTGTACAGAAACCATTTTCATCCGTGTCATCCCAGTTTTTCATGAAGATGCCGATCACATCGTAGCCCTGCTCCTTGAGCAAGAGAGCCGTAACCGATGAATCCACACCGCCACTCATACCGACAACAACACGGGTTTTCGAATTGTCTATTGACATCATCTTCTCCCATCTTTTCGTTGAAATAACGATTTGAAGGTCGTATTCCAAAAATTTTTTCAAAAAACGATTTGAAGGTCGATTTTGAACAACTTGTATTATACCACACAAAAGGGAGAAGCAACAGGAATTTGACATGAAACCCCATTCATCTAGGCATTCTATCCAAATCAAAAATTTGATATAATAGTATTAAGAAAAACGTGAGGATAATTATGACAAATTTAAAATTTCAATCGGTCTTTGATATTATCGGGCCTGTTATGATTGGACCTTCTTCCAGCCATACAGCTGGGGCAGTCCGCATTGGGAAAATAGTTTCTTCCATCTTTGGTGATGAACCAACCGAGGTCGAATTCCAACTTTACAACTCTTTTGCCAAGACCTATCGTGGACACGGTACGGATGTGGCCTTGGTAGCAGGCATTTTAGGCATGGATACAGACGACCCACGTATTCCTGACTCTCTTGATATTGCAAGAGAACGAGGTATTAAGGTTTACTGGCGTGTCAACAAGGACAGCAATACCCCCCATCCCAATACTACCCGAATCATCATTAAAAATGACAAAAAGTCCATCTCAGCAACGGGCGTTTCGATTGGTGGAGGCAATATTCAAGTAACGGAGCTCAACGGCTTTTCTGTCAACCTCAATATGAACACGCCGACCATTATTATTGTTCACCAAGATGTTCCAGGTATGATTGCCAAGGTAACTGACATCTTATCAAAATACAATATCAACATTGCCCAAATGAACGTGACACGTGAACAAGCTGGCGAAAAAGCTATTATGATTATCGAAGTGGATGCTCGCCAGTGTGAAAATTCTATTGCAGAAATCGAAAAAATTCCCCATCTGCACAATGTTACCTTCTTCAACTAGAAAGAGAAAGACATGTTTTATACTATCGAAGAATTAGTTCAGCAAGCCGAACAGTTTTCTGGCAATGTAGCTGAACTCATGATTGCGACTGAAATTGAGTTGACCGGTCGTAGCCGCGAAGAAATATTGACAATCATGTCAAGAAACTTGACAGTTATGAAAGCGTCGATTGTCGACGGCTTGACAGAAAGTAAATCAGTGTCAGGTTTGACAGGTGGTGATGCTGCCAAGTTAGATGCTTATTTGAAAAAGGGCAAGACACTGTCTGATTCCTCTATCCTATCCGCAGCAAGAAATGCCATGGCAGTCAACGAATTGAACGCCAAAATGGGCTTGGTCTGTGCCACCCCAACTGCTGGCTCTGCTGGCTGCTTGCCTGCCGTTCTCGGTGTTGCTATTGACAAGTTAAACTTGACAGAAGAACAGCAACTTGACTTCCTCTTTACAGCTGGGGCCTTTGGTCTAGTCATTGCCAACAATGCCTCCATCTCTGGAGCAGAAGGAGGTTGTCAAGCAGAAGTCGGCTCTGCCTCTGCTATGTCCGCAGCGGCATTGACCCTTGCTGCTGGAGGAAGTCCCTACCAGGCTAGTCAAGCTATCTGCTTTGTCATCAAAAATATGTTAGGCCTCATCTGTGATCCCGTTGCAGGTCTGGTAGAAGTCCCATGTGTCAAACGTAATGCAATGGGAGCAAGCTATGCCATGGTAGCTGCTGATATGGCACTGGCAGGAATTGAATCCAAAATCCCTGTAGATGAAGTCATCAATGCCATGTACCAAGTGGGTTCTGCCCTACCAACCGCCTTCCGTGAAACTGCCGAAGGAGGCCTAGCTGCCACACCAACTGGTCGCCGACTGGCACAAGAAATCTTCGGTGAAAATTGACAAGGTTGTAAACGAAAAGGACCGTCTGGTCCTTTTCTTATTGTTTGGTGAAAGTGAGTTTATCTAGAGTTGTATCATTGGCATCAATTTCTGTCAAGGTTAGAGTAGTACCATTCAGGGCATATGTATCTGCTTCCCCGTCAATATAGGCAAGTTTTTTATCTAAGTCGAAAATCACTTGTTCAATATCCTGGTCCCCATCATTGTCAACTTCTGTCAATGTAGCTTGGTTTCCTTTTACAGTCAATGTGTAGGTATCATTGCCAGATATTGCTGTATAAGTGCCATCTAATTCAGAAGTGTCAACCAACTTTACACCGTAACTTGACGCAAGTTGACTTGCTGAAGCTGCATTTGTTACAGCTGTCGCAGCGTTTGTTGTAGCTGTTGATGAACTTACTGTAGATGATGAGCTTGCGGTTGCTACTACTTGCTGGTTATCGTCATCATAATCAACTATTCCAACCTGTTGCTCAATTTGGTTTTCCAAAGCCTCAAGTTTGTTTTCATACACCTCTGCAGCGACAAAGCCAATCGTAGTAAGTGCCAAGGCACCAACTGATAATAAGATAATCGATTTCTTGCTCATGCCTGCAACCTTATTTTTCACAGATTCCCATGCACCTGTTTTCTTATTTTCTGTCACTTCAATAATTTCTTGTTGTTGATGTTTGTTTTCCATTTGGTATTCCTCTGATTCAATTTATTTCTCAGCTCCTGCTGATAAGTCTATTATAGAGGACAATCTTGAACACTTTAGGGAAACTTTCTAAACAAATCTTAAACACTTTTAAATTAAGCGTTAAGTCGGTAGCCTGCTCCCCATACCGTTTCAATTAAATCGGCTCCCAGCTTATCTCGCAGACGATTGATATGGACAGCCACTGTGGCACTATCTCCAACATAATCATAGCCCCAAATGGTTTCAAACAGATGGTCTTTAGAGAAGACACGATTGGGATGCTTTGCCAGATAAACAAGCAACTCAAATTCTCGGTTGGGTAATTTGATTTCCTGATTATCCAAAGTCACCTTCCAATTATCCAAGAAAATAGTCATATTTCCAACCATCAATTCATTACTGCTATCATCCTTTTGGAAACGTTGATAGCGAGCCAAGTGGGCCTTGACACGCGCCACCAGCTCCATAGGATCAAAGGGTTTGCTGATATAATCATCCGCTCCCAAGCCCAAGCCTCTCACCACATCCATGGTTTCTTGTTTAGACGTGACCATCAAGATAGGAAAATCTACCTTATCCCGTAAATCTCGACATAAATCATAGCCAGTTTTGTTTGGAAGCATGACATCTAGCATCAGCAGAGCATAGTCCTCTTTTTTGAGTTGTTCCTCAACAAGTCCTCCATCATGGACCAAGTCCACTTGATAGCCCTGCATTTCCAGATAATCTCGCTCCAAATAAGCAATTTCTAGATCATCTTCCGCAATTAAAATCCGTGTCATGTCATATCCTTTCTCGGTAGTCTAAAGGTAAATCGAAGCCCCGGAGTTGCCTCAACAGACACACGACCACCCAATCTCTCAATAATGTTTTTTACGATAGCTAAACCTAAACCATGTCCTTCTACTTGTTGACGTGTATCATCTTCCCTGTAAAATTCTTCAAAAATCAAGTTAAGTTTATTCTTTTCTAGACCTTTTCCATTATCCGTAAAGGTCCAAACAACTTCTTGCCCCTGAATATGACCAGCAAGATTTATTTGCAGTGGGCTAACTGCTGCATATTTTCTAGCATTATCAACCAGATTGTCTAAAATTCGACGGAATTGAGTCGGATCAATCTCAACAGGCAAGTGTTCAGATAGATCCAGTTGGAACTGAACGCCTTCATCTACCAACTCAGCTGTTTTCTCTCTTACATATTCCTGTAAAAACGGAGACAGATCAAGTTGCACATTATCAAACGGCATTTTATCTGTTTGTAATTGTGAAAAGGCAAATAATTTTTCCAGTAATTTCTCCATCACCTGAGATTTTTGGTAAATAACCGTTAGATACTGATTGCGTTTTTCCTCCGTGTTAGCAATGCCATCCAAAATCCCCTTGGAATAGCCTTTGATCGAAGTCAAGGG
The nucleotide sequence above comes from Streptococcus sp. 29887. Encoded proteins:
- the mnmG gene encoding tRNA uridine-5-carboxymethylaminomethyl(34) synthesis enzyme MnmG, encoding MTHTFAENYDVIVIGAGHAGVEAGLAASRMGCKTLLATINLDMVAFMPCNPSIGGSAKGIVVREIDALGGEMGRNIDKTYIQMKMLNMGKGPAVRALRAQADKAEYAAEMKRTVERQENLTLRQTMIDEILVEDGKVIGVRTATNQKFSAKTVVVTTGTALRGEIIIGDLKYSSGPNNSLASITLADNLKELGLEIGRFKTGTPPRVNARTINYDETEIQPGDEKPNHFSFLSKDEDYLQDQIPCWLTYTNATSHEIINSNLHRAPMFSGIVKGIGPRYCPSIEDKIVRFADKERHQLFLEPEGRNTDEIYVQGLSTSLPEDVQQDLIHSIKGLENAQMMRTGYAIEYDMVMPHQLRATLETKKISGLFTAGQTNGTSGYEEAAGQGIIAGINAALKVQGKPELILKRSDGYIGVMIDDLVTKGTVEPYRLLTSRAEYRLILRHDNADMRLTEIGRQVGLVDDERWQVFQIHKNQFDNEMKRLESIKLKPIKETNEKVVAMGFKPLTDALTAKEFMRRPDVTYADAVAFIGPAAEDLDTKTIELIETEVKYEGYIAKALDQVEKMKRMEEKRIPADIDWDDIDSIATEARQKFKLISPETIGQASRISGVNPADISILMVYLEGRSRSISKNKSKDSH
- a CDS encoding NUDIX hydrolase, which codes for MDFRTRIDNQIFGVRATALIIKDGKIFLTKDSKGRYYTIGGAVEVNEVAADAAVREVKEELGIDSRVNQLAFVVENQFTHEGIDFHNIELHFIVEPIGEISEEMIEGKLKQPCEWIALDNLVNLDVVPAFLAEELPNWSGQVKHIMNMKENTT
- a CDS encoding NUDIX hydrolase, with product MPVKLIAHVLLTVEDSHLIIQRSQIKRGKLNVFPRYWDISGGRVEENELPRDAAVRECFEETGILITKENLTIIHEDSQFDEEKQTVFTRLVYEVKLTEQPKTIFLDPEEHTDFLWLAPSDKNKKNLVPYLEEILEKRRKNGF
- a CDS encoding RpiB/LacA/LacB family sugar-phosphate isomerase, with protein sequence MRIVVIQASTRTEINQLLFDTVCEVVDGHHDVVNLGVFPEEIENYTYVEVAVMISLLIETNTADFIVTGCSSGQGMMMACNSLPGLRCGFVQTPQDAYLFGRINNGNVVSLPLGLNFGWSGELNLRYTLEKLFEGEFNTGYPVQDAERKKKEATELVHLHQLTTRSFLEILPNFNEYLLTKILRRKTFVDYIYQNGTNKLLLEKLTAYKV
- a CDS encoding winged helix-turn-helix transcriptional regulator, which encodes MKKVSEYGICPFATTQKVLTGKWGLVIIYQLSTGTKRFNELQRLIPGITQTMLTRHLRQLEEDRIISRTVYAEVPPRVEYSLTEMGEKFRSVLDAVEAWGLEYIETLA
- a CDS encoding nuclear transport factor 2 family protein translates to MSTNLEIFNAYNNALIAGDFAALFETMADDIIWHQPGNHSTSGAKIGKEVLGAHLATFAEKTNGTFKVVTNWVSDNDTLVAANVTFLGTRTDGEELNMNGIDLFRMEEGKIKEVWLFSADQKAEDAFWG
- the mnmA gene encoding tRNA 2-thiouridine(34) synthase MnmA, with the translated sequence MSIDNSKTRVVVGMSGGVDSSVTALLLKEQGYDVIGIFMKNWDDTDENGFCTATEDYKDVAAVADQIGIPYYSVNFEKEYWDRVFEYFLAEYRAGRTPNPDVMCNKEIKFKAFLDYAMNLGADYVATGHYAQVSRDEDGTVHMLRGADNGKDQTYFLSQLSQEQLQKTMFPLGHLQKPQVREIAERAGLATAKKKDSTGICFIGEKNFKEFLGQYLPAQPGRMMTVDGRDMGEHTGLMYYTIGQRGGLGIGGQIGGDNEPWFVVGKDLSQNILYVGQGFYHESLMSTSLQASQVHFTRDMPEEFTLECTAKFRYRQPDSQVTVKVRGDKAEVIFAEPQRAITPGQAVVFYDGQECLGGGMIDMAYKDGEACQYI
- the sdaAB gene encoding L-serine ammonia-lyase, iron-sulfur-dependent subunit beta, producing the protein MTNLKFQSVFDIIGPVMIGPSSSHTAGAVRIGKIVSSIFGDEPTEVEFQLYNSFAKTYRGHGTDVALVAGILGMDTDDPRIPDSLDIARERGIKVYWRVNKDSNTPHPNTTRIIIKNDKKSISATGVSIGGGNIQVTELNGFSVNLNMNTPTIIIVHQDVPGMIAKVTDILSKYNINIAQMNVTREQAGEKAIMIIEVDARQCENSIAEIEKIPHLHNVTFFN
- the sdaAA gene encoding L-serine ammonia-lyase, iron-sulfur-dependent, subunit alpha, which encodes MFYTIEELVQQAEQFSGNVAELMIATEIELTGRSREEILTIMSRNLTVMKASIVDGLTESKSVSGLTGGDAAKLDAYLKKGKTLSDSSILSAARNAMAVNELNAKMGLVCATPTAGSAGCLPAVLGVAIDKLNLTEEQQLDFLFTAGAFGLVIANNASISGAEGGCQAEVGSASAMSAAALTLAAGGSPYQASQAICFVIKNMLGLICDPVAGLVEVPCVKRNAMGASYAMVAADMALAGIESKIPVDEVINAMYQVGSALPTAFRETAEGGLAATPTGRRLAQEIFGEN
- a CDS encoding response regulator transcription factor, which gives rise to MTRILIAEDDLEIAYLERDYLEMQGYQVDLVHDGGLVEEQLKKEDYALLMLDVMLPNKTGYDLCRDLRDKVDFPILMVTSKQETMDVVRGLGLGADDYISKPFDPMELVARVKAHLARYQRFQKDDSSNELMVGNMTIFLDNWKVTLDNQEIKLPNREFELLVYLAKHPNRVFSKDHLFETIWGYDYVGDSATVAVHINRLRDKLGADLIETVWGAGYRLNA